A stretch of Hoplias malabaricus isolate fHopMal1 chromosome 10, fHopMal1.hap1, whole genome shotgun sequence DNA encodes these proteins:
- the stmn2a gene encoding stathmin-2a: MEKIATAYKEKMKELSVFSLICSCFNPRLHKNLETNKDFMVVKPINTRGSGQAFEVILKPPSPVSDATHSIISPPKKRDVSLEDIQKKLEAAEDRRKSQEAQVLKALAEKREHERDVLLKALEENNNFSKIAEEKLCLKMEQINENRRAHIAAMMERLQEKERHAAEVRRNKEMREVTE; this comes from the exons ATGGAGAAAATTGCTACAG CTTACAAAGAGAAGATGAAGgagctctctgtgttttcacTTATCTGCTCCTGCTTTAACCCCAGACTCCATAAAAACCTGGAAACCAACAAAGACT TTATGGTGGTGAAGCCCATTAACACTCGAGGGTCAGGTCAGGCATTTGAGGTGATCCTTAAGCCACCCTCACCGGTCTCAGACGCCACCCACAGCATCATCTCCCCCCCAAAAAAGAGGGACGTCTCTCTGGAGGACATCCAGAAAAAACTGGAGGCAGCTGAGGACCGCAGGAAA AGTCAGGAGGCTCAGGTCCTGAAGGCTCTCGCTGAGAAGCGTGAGCATGAGCGAGATGTTCTGCTGAAGGCTCTGGAGGAGAACAATAACTTCAGCAAGATTGCAGAGGAGAAGTTGTGTCTGAAGATGGAGCAGATCAACGAGAACCGCAGAGCTCACATCGCTGCCATGATGGAGCGCCTACAGGAGAAG gaGCGACATGCCGCTGAGGTTCGCCGGAACAAAGAGATGAGAGAAGTGACAGAGTGA
- the upp1 gene encoding uridine phosphorylase 1 — protein sequence MDSNRTEKNGENCEGSIYVNNPHLESMKEDILYHFNLGTASHDLPAMFGDVKFVCVGGSPWRMKSFIEYIAGELGLANPEAEYPNICEGTDRYAMYKIGPVLSVSHGMGIPSISIMLHELIKLLYHSRCSNVTVVRIGTSGGLGLQPGTVVVTKQSVDATFLPRLEQVVLGKSVVRSTELDAELAEELLQCGKELAEFETVIANTMCTLDFYEGQARLDGAFCSYTEEDKQKYLASAYAAGVRNIEMESSVFAAMCKLSNLRAAVVCVTLLDRQKGDQLTSPHEVLHGYQQRPQILVGHYIKKKLNLFKKK from the exons ATGGATTCAAATAGGACCGAGAAGAATGGAGAAAACTGTGAAGG GTCCATATATGTTAACAATCCTCATTTGGAGTCCATGAAAGAAGACATTCTTTATCATTTCAATCTGGGAACAGCCTCTCACGATTTACCAGCCATGTTTGGGGACGTCAAA tttgtgtgtgttgggggaagTCCATGGAGGATGAAGTCGTTTATTGAGTACATCGCAGGAGAGCTGGGCTTAGCCAATCCTGAAGCAGAGTACCCAAACATCTGTGAGGGAACTGATCGATACGCCATGTACAAAATAGGACCAGTGCTGTCTGTCAGT catGGTATGGGCATACCCTCTATCTCTATAATGTTACACGAACTTATCAAACTGCTGTACCATTCTCGCTGTTCCAACGTCACTGTGGTGCGCATCGGGACTTCAGGGGGATTAG GTCTGCAGCCAGGGACAGTGGTGGTAACCAAGCAGTCTGTAGATGCCACGTTTCTCCCGCGACTGGAGCAGGTGGTTCTAGGTAAATCTGTGGTGAGGAGCACTGAACTGGATGCAGAGTTAGCAGAAGAGCTTCTCCAGTGTGGAAAAGAACTCGCTGAATTCGAGACTGTAATTGCGAACACCATGTGCACACTGGACTTCTATGAag gCCAGGCTCGTTTGGACGGAGCGTTTTGTTCCTACACTGAAGAggacaaacaaaaatatttggcCAGTGCCTACGCTGCTGGAGTTCGCAACATCGAGATGGAGTCTTCCGTTTTTGCTGCAATGTGTAAACTCAGTAATCTTCGAG ctgctgttgtgtgtgtgactcttcTGGACCGTCAGAAAGGAGATCAGCTCACAAGTCCTCATGAGGTGCTCCACGGCTACCAGCAGCGGCCACAGATTCTGGTGGGTCACTACATCAAAAAGAAGCTCAACCTCTTCAAGAAAAAGTAA
- the gra gene encoding uncharacterized protein C8orf88 homolog, with protein MEVSRRRIRNLEPARPLRRLTEPQRDEMAESFEKAVDKSVSQIRVEQFYKILSENQIQAPAKRERISYSREFLIRLASSPMAKKKPDFLPDHPVILEKDRHQDVHMLFLDNINNNKLDMIA; from the exons ATGGAGGTATCCAGAAGAAGGATCCGAAATTTGGAGCCAGCAAGGCCTCTTCGCCGTCTGACAG AGCCACAGAGAGATGAAATGGCCGAGTCATTTGAGAAGGCAGTGGACAAATCA GTAAGTCAAATCAGAGTGgaacagttttataaaattctCAGCGAGAACCAAATTCAAGCACCTGCCAAAAGAg AGAGAATATCATATAGCAGAGAATTCCTCATCAGACTGGCCAGCTCACCAATGGCAAAGAAGAAACCTGACTTTCTACCAGATCATCCAGTCATTCTGGAGAAAGAT AGGCACCAAGATGTACACATGCTTTTTTTGGATAACATCAACAATAATAAATTGGACAT GATTGCCTGA
- the rbm12bb gene encoding RNA binding motif protein 12Bb: MAVVIRLQGLRITAGSEDIRNFFSGLRIPNGGVHIIGGKLEEAFIIFVSDEDARRAMSRSGGCIKGSPVNLFLSSKTEMQKVLEDSTRTSEANENRFYKEGAKRSSMAVEGRPPPFKKEIVKNNKTSTSPLSSQDLIAEGASDKESLYLKLCGMPFSATENDVRNFLDGLQVKDIIFLTNYHGQFNGDSLVKFATKEDAREGLKRDLMYIGPRYVKIKMCSEKEWVEAGGFVQTERSNQRTRSSSRTRSRSPLHYQSGSKSRSRSPSNEEYCVLYENLSHSVEKPDIKALLHNVFLKDDQIVIFEDQNRENTKSAVVVFRNLKDYCSGLAHHKEMFLHRLVCVSPISKEKLATILASSSREGKEGRRSSRSSERSQKSSHGSERRCVYVRNMPSDVRKIEVMDFFHEFQLSEDRVVLLHDETGTGLGEALVIFHTQKEALMAQSLNGQRFLGSKVILVCITLAQMHEFGVNPEIIGKTMERNSRRNPGGFGESSNYSYQNEQDVMPDGSLGNFQHSDAFGQASYGGGTGSHQYGQYGPPDQQFDGPTCLKLLNLPTKIQIDEIYDFCYGYRVIPGSVSLQYDGNGFPIGSATVVFENYSEAVTAIHELNGRPIGTRKIKIVFV; this comes from the coding sequence ATGGCGGTGGTCATCCGCTTACAGGGACTCAGAATCACAGCTGGTTCTGAGGACATTCGCAATTTCTTCAGTGGCCTTAGAATCCCCAATGGTGGGGTTCATATAATTGGTGGCAAGCTTGAGGAAGCTTTCATAATATTTGTGTCTGATGAAGATGCAAGACGAGCGATGAGTAGATCTGGGGGCTGCATTAAGGGCTCCCCAGTCAACTTGTTTCTGAGCAGCAAGACTGAAATGCAGAAGGTCCTTGAGGATAGCACGAGGACATCAGAAGCAAATGAGAACAGGTTTTACAAAGAGGGTGCAAAGAGATCGTCAATGGCAGTAGAAGGAAGACCGCCACCTTTTAAAAAAGAGATTGTGAAGAATAATAAGACATCAACATCACCTTTGAGTTCCCAGGATCTCATTGCTGAAGGTGCATCTGACAAAGAAAGCCTTTATTTGAAGTTGTGTGGAATGCCATTCTCAGCCACAGAGAATGATGTTCGTAATTTTCTTGATGGCCTACAAGTTAAGGACATTATCTTTTTGACAAACTACCATGGGCAGTTTAATGGAGACAGCTTGGTCAAATTCGCCACTAAAGAGGATGCCAGAGAAGGTCTCAAGCGGGATCTGATGTACATTGGACCACGGTATGTCAAAATAAAGATGTGCTCTGAGAAAGAGTGGGTGGAAGCCGGAGGTTTTGTTCAAACGGAAAGGTCAAATCAGAGAACTCGCAGCTCAAGTCGGACACGATCCCGCTCTCCACTTCATTACCAGTCAGGGTCAAAGTCAAGATCTCGGTCCCCTTCCAATGAGGAGTACTGTGTGCTGTACGAAAACCTCTCTCATTCAGTGGAGAAGCCAGATATAAAAGCTTTACTCCATAATGTGTTCTTGAAGGATGACCAGATTGTTATATTTGAGGATCAGAATCGTGAAAACACTAAATCTGCTGTGGTGGTGTTCAGGAACCTGAAGGACTACTGTTCTGGCCTGGCTCACCATAAAGAGATGTTTCTCCACAGGCTTGTCTGTGTTTCTCCCATCTCCAAAGAAAAACTGGCTACCATATTAGCATCCTCTTCCAGAGAAGGTAAAGAAGGCAGAAGATCAAGCAGATCATCTGAACGTTCTCAAAAGAGCTCTCATGGCTCAGAGAGAAGGTGTGTCTATGTTCGCAATATGCCATCAGATGTCCGTAAAATTGAGGTTATGGACTTTTTTCATGAATTCCAGCTGTCAGAAGATAGGGTTGTTTTGCTTCATGATGAGACAGGAACTGGGCTTGGTGAGGCTTTGGTAATCTTTCACACACAAAAGGAAGCTTTAATGGCACAGTCTTTAAATGGACAAAGATTTCTTGGATCAAAGGTTATTCTGGTGTGCATCACTTTGGCTCAAATGCATGAATTTGGTGTTAACCCTGAGATAATTGGAAAAACAATGGAGAGGAACAGTCGGAGGAACCCAGGAGGATTTGGTGAATCATCAAATTATTCCTATCAAAATGAACAGGATGTGATGCCTGATGGTTCACTTGGTAATTTTCAACATAGTGATGCATTTGGACAGGCTTCCTATGGTGGTGGTACTGGATCTCATCAGTATGGACAATATGGACCACCTGATCAACAGTTTGATGGACCAACTTGTCTTAAGTTGCTCAATCTTCCCACCAAGATACAAATTGATGAAATTTATGACTTCTGCTATGGCTATCGAGTCATTCCAGGTTCTGTCTCTTTGCAGTATGATGGCAATGGATTTCCTATTGGTTCTGCCACTGTTGTGTTTGAAAACTACAGTGAAGCAGTCACGGCTATTCATGAATTAAATGGGAGGCCCATTGGCACAAGGAAAATTAAGATTGTCTTTGTCTAG